One genomic segment of Tripterygium wilfordii isolate XIE 37 chromosome 9, ASM1340144v1, whole genome shotgun sequence includes these proteins:
- the LOC120005754 gene encoding two-component response regulator ARR12-like has product MKEGALGFSFSSLSLVFQKPEQSTGATIRAREGLVSDLLCISVSKMTVEQVVGEGRDQFPIGMRVLAVDDDPTCLLVLETLLHRCQYHVTTTSQAITALKLLRENKNRFDLVISDVHMPDMDGFKLLELVGLEMDLPVIMLSANGDTKLVMKGITHGACDYLLKPIRIEELKNIWQHVIRRKKVDNKDRNNTDNQEKHHQGSNETTGFGNSEQKLNKKRKDQNEDDYEDHDENDNDMDDSSAQKKPRVVWSVELHRKFVAAVNQLGIDKAVPKRILELMNVEKLTRENVASHLQKYRLYLKRISCVANQQANMVTALGSPDSSCVRMGSVNGYGFHALSGAGQFHNPALRTLQPSGMLGRLNTPAGLGLHGLHSPGMIQLNQVQNSGNLVNDQGQFQPLMLPGNHNGNILQGMPMSLDFDQLQSNKSITCIGEIPNVIDDTTAFPVSSGFPDVKIGSSNPLLGFTNKPLMLEGLPQESQGGQKFGKQSLISVASLDSGFPSNVLDQSRCSDNWSSADQSTSCQSNSFQLSERFKPASQRPSNVRESMSMLAFQMGNNSCDVSSISSLSPQFQEASQPDSNNICAGQIINNAPQVCGDHRHDTSYVSSTVRSSVNPAIPTNVAGRPLSQNMDPNNPVLQRTTDFSSTRQSSFVDSLPLHMKNNETENSALETLMKSKEGYIMGQHKMQRSYIANNYGYLEDIAIAMAKQEPDKVNSIQGDFGSDAYSFRRCM; this is encoded by the exons ATGAAGGAAGGG GCGCTTGGGTTTTCATTTTCCAGTCTCTCTTTGGTTTTTCAGAAGCCAGAACAGTCTACAGGGGCTACAATCCGCGCAAGGGAGGGACTTGTTAGTGATTTGCTTTGCATTTCTGTGTCAAAGATGACTGTAGAGCAAGTAGTTGGTGAAGGCAGAGACCAATTTCCGATTGGCATGAGAGTTTTGGCCGTTGATGATGACCCAACTTGTCTATTGGTGCTGGAAACTCTGCTTCATCGCTGCCAGTACCACG TTACCACAACAAGCCAAGCAATCACTGCTCTGAAGCTACTGAGAGAAAACAAGAATAGGTTTGACCTGGTTATCAGTGATGTCCATATGCCAGACATGGATGGTTTTAAGCTGCTTGAGCTTGTTGGGCTTGAGATGGACCTTCCTGTTATAA TGTTGTCAGCAAATGGGGATACGAAGCTTGTAATGAAAGGGATCACTCATGGAGCTTGTGATTATTTACTCAAACCTATACGGATTGAGGAGCTGAAGAACATTTGGCAGCATGTGATAAGGAGAAAGAAAGTTGATAACAAGGACAGGAATAATACTGACAATCAAGAGAAGCATCATCAAGGAAGCAATGAAACCACAGGATTTGGAAATTCGGAGCAGAAGCTTAATAAAAAGCGAAAGGACCAAAACGAGGATGATTATGAAGACCATGATgagaatgataatgatatggATGATTCTTCGGCTCAGAAGAAGCCTCGCGTTGTCTGGTCGGTGGAGCTACATCGCAAGTTTGTTGCAGCTGTTAATCAGCTTGGAATTGACA AGGCTGTGCCTAAAAGGATTCTGGAGTTAATGAATGTAGAAAAGCTTACAAGAGAAAATGTGGCAAGCCATCTCCAG AAATATAGGCTCTACCTTAAGAGGATCAGCTGCGTGGCAAACCAGCAAGCCAATATGGTGACAGCCTTGGGTAGTCCTGATTCTTCATGTGTAAGAATGGGTTCTGTGAATGGATATGGATTCCATGCTTTGTCTGGAGCAGGGCAGTTTCATAATCCAGCTCTCAGAACTCTCCAACCTAGTGGGATGCTTGGTAGATTGAACACTCCTGCTGGTCTGGGTCTGCATGGTCTTCACTCTCCTGGAATGATTCAATTGAATCAAGTACAAAACTCAGGCAACTTGGTGAATGATCAAGGTCAGTTCCAGCCACTCATGCTTCCTGGAAACCATAATGGGAACATACTTCAAGGGATGCCCATGTCATTGGATTTTGATCAGCTACAGTCAAACAAGAGTATTACGTGCATTGGAGAAATTCCCAATGTCATTGATGATACAACTGCTTTCCCTGTTTCTAGTGGCTTCCCTGATGTGAAAATAGGGAGTTCAAACCCTCTCCTTGGTTTCACAAACAAACCGTTGATGTTAGAAGGACTTCCTCAAGAAAGCCAAGGTGGCCAAAAATTCGGAAAACAATCTCTTATCTCAGTTGCCTCCTTAGATTCTGGATTTCCGTCCAATGTCCTGGACCAATCTAGATGCAGTGACAACTGGTCAAGTGCTGATCAGTCAACCAGTTGCCAATCCAATTCTTTTCAATTAAGTGAGCGTTTTAAACCTGCTAGTCAACGTCCTAGTAATGTGagagaaagcatgtctatgTTGGCTTTCCAAATGGGAAATAATTCTTGTGATGTTTCTTCTATATCTTCACTATCCCCTCAGTTTCAGGAGGCAAGCCAACCAGATTCAAATAACATTTGTGCGGGCCAAATAATTAACAATGCCCCGCAAGTATGTGGTGATCATAGACATGACACATCCTACGTTTCAAGCACTGTGCGTAGCTCGGTGAACCCAGCTATCCCTACAAATGTTGCAGGGCGTCCACTGAGCCAGAACATGGACCCTAATAACCCAGTTCTCCAGAGAACCACAGACTTCAGTTCGACAAGACAATCAAGTTTTGTTGATTCATTACCCTTGCacatgaagaataatgagacaGAAAATTCAGCTTTAGAGACACTAATGAAGTCAAAGGAAGGCTATATCATGGGCCAACACAAGATGCAGCGCAGTTACATTGCCAACAATTATGGCTACTTAGAAGATATAGCAATTGCAATGGCGAAACAG GAACCTGACAAGGTGAATTCGATTCAAGGAGACTTTGGATCTGATGCTTATTCTTTCAGGAGATGCATGTAA
- the LOC120005755 gene encoding brassinosteroid-related acyltransferase 1, translating into MAANHQNSNNTVCVTKRVSVYPKSSINPPKVISLSNLDRQCPMLMYLVFFYKNHSLSLDYVFNSLKSGLEQTLSVWYPAAGRLSLNPSDGKLNLWCNNEGAIMVEAITRVKISELGDLSNYNDFFEDLVYKPVFNRSFSDMPLVVAQVTKFGCGGYSIGIGTSHSLFDGPSTYDFLSAWACNSAILKQKQQVQVGGSHEVILQKPPVHERGTLLLVGNDCGAQKGVVGVKRAAAIDHLYELIKQALTDHQSRPAGTHDHMMKLGGSSNDYVLKTYHLSGAMIDKLKLETLGDHWRGISSSFEIVAAHLWKARTKALGVKKEKMVCLQFAVDIRSKMVPPLPKGFSGNAYVLASIVQSAGELEQQRHEAIIEKIKEAKNRVSNEYVKAYIKALDGPQQQQDSLPPMKELTIVSDWTRMPFHKIDFLSGEEAAAAYASPLVSPIPQVAYLMQSVDDLRGIHLRIGLHPQSLNAFSHYFLTNLQ; encoded by the exons ATGGCAGCTAATCATCAAAATTCTAACAACACAGTGTGTGTAACAAAGAGAGTGTCTGTGTATCCCAAATCCTCCATAAACCCCCCAAAAGTTATTAGCCTCTCAAACTTGGACAGACAGTGTCCAATGCTTATGTACTTGGTTTTCTTTTACAAAAACCATAGTTTGTCACTTGATTATGTCTTTAACAGCTTGAAGTCTGGCTTGGAGCAGACCTTGTCCGTGTGGTACCCGGCCGCGGGGAGGCTGAGCTTGAACCCTAGTGATGGAAAGCTCAATCTATGGTGCAACAATGAGGGTGCAATTATGGTGGAAGCGATTACTCGTGTGAAGATATCGGAGCTCGGAGACCTATCTAACTATAATGACTTCTTTGAAGATCTTGTTTACAAGCCTGTGTTTAATCGGAGTTTCTCTGACATGCCTTTGGTTGTTGCTCAG GTGACAAAGTTTGGATGTGGAGGGTATTCAATCGGAATCGGCACAAGTCACTCTTTATTTGATGGACCATCCACTTATGATTTTCTAAGTGCATGGGCTTGTAATTCTGCTATATTGAAGCAGAAGCAGCAGGTCCAGGTAGGAGGAAGCCATGAAGTAATATTGCAGAAGCCGCCAGTGCATGAGAGAGGGACATTATTGTTGGTGGGTAATGACTGTGGAGCACAAAAGGGAGTTGTGGGTGTGAAGAGAGCGGCAGCCATAGATCATCTATATGAGTTGATAAAACAAGCACTTACTGATCATCAGAGTCGTCCAGCTGGTACTCATGATCATATGATGAAGCTCGGAGGGAGTTCAAATGATTATGTACTTAAGACTTATCATCTAAGTGGTGCAATGATAGACAAGCTGAAGTTAGAAACTTTGGGTGATCATTGGAGAGGAATCAGTTCATCCTTTGAGATAGTCGCTGCTCATCTGTGGAAG GCAAGGACCAAAGCTTTGGGagtgaagaaagaaaagatggTGTGCCTGCAATTCGCGGTTGATATAAGGAGCAAGATGGTGCCGCCACTGCCCAAAGGCTTCTCCGGCAACGCTTATGTACTGGCTTCGATTGTGCAGAGTGCCGGAGAATTAGAGCAACAGAGGCATGAAGCAATAATAGAGAAAATAAAGGAAGCCAAGAACAGAGTAAGCAATGAGTATGTGAAAGCATATATTAAAGCACTTGATGGGCCTCAGCAGCAGCAGGATAGTCTCCCTCCAATGAAGGAGCTTACCATAGTTTCAGACTGGACAAGAATGCCATTTCACAAAATTGATTTCCTAAGTGGAGAAGAAGCTGCAGCAGCCTATGCATCTCCATTGGTTTCTCCAATCCCTCAAGTTGCTTACTTGATGCAGAGTGTTGATGACTTGAGAGGCATTCATCTGAGGATTGGTCTACACCCACAAAGCCTAAATGCTTTCTCTCACTACTTCCTCACTAATCTGCAATAA